The following are encoded in a window of uncultured Pseudomonas sp. genomic DNA:
- the pabB gene encoding aminodeoxychorismate synthase component I produces the protein MPTCLVLPLPYQADPSRYFSCVMHAPGAVLLDAGRPTAQRGRYDLMSAWPSTELLAAPDETANAFLQRLRQSLSALGEAQAPADNPLPFVGGLIGYLSYDFGRRLEHLPADAVDDLNLADARFGVYAWALINDHQQQRSQLVFHPSLATAERQRLSALFTQAAAPAGQPFKLLERFRAAITQAQYQQCFARIQAYIQAGDCYQVNFAQRFQARYQGSPWTAYQALRAACPTPFSGYQALPEGGAIISLSPERFLRISAGQVETRPIKGTRPRHADPQQDQAQAAALLDSRKDRAENLMIVDLLRNDLGRSCTIGSVRVPELFALESYPNVHHLVSAVTGELAADKDALDLIAGSFPGGSITGAPKIRAMQIIDELEPTRRALYCGSLLYLDVRGEMDSSIAIRSLLAKDGQISCWGGGGIVADSDAQAEYQESITKVKVLLETLEQFCD, from the coding sequence ATGCCTACTTGCCTTGTACTGCCTTTACCCTACCAAGCAGACCCTTCGCGTTACTTCAGCTGTGTCATGCATGCACCCGGCGCAGTCTTGCTGGATGCCGGCCGGCCAACCGCGCAGCGCGGGCGCTATGACCTGATGAGCGCATGGCCCTCGACTGAACTGCTAGCAGCGCCTGACGAAACGGCCAACGCCTTTTTACAACGCTTGCGCCAGAGCCTGAGCGCCCTGGGCGAAGCCCAAGCGCCCGCCGACAATCCGCTGCCCTTCGTCGGCGGCCTGATTGGCTACCTGAGTTACGATTTTGGCCGCAGGCTGGAGCACTTGCCCGCCGACGCTGTCGACGATCTCAACCTAGCGGACGCACGCTTTGGTGTGTATGCCTGGGCACTGATTAATGATCATCAACAACAGCGTAGCCAGCTGGTCTTTCACCCCAGCCTGGCCACCGCCGAACGCCAGCGCTTGAGCGCACTGTTCACCCAGGCGGCAGCGCCTGCAGGGCAACCCTTCAAACTGCTCGAACGTTTTCGCGCCGCCATCACGCAAGCGCAATACCAGCAGTGCTTCGCGCGCATTCAGGCGTATATCCAGGCGGGCGACTGCTACCAGGTCAACTTTGCTCAACGCTTTCAGGCGCGCTACCAGGGCTCACCCTGGACGGCTTATCAGGCATTACGCGCCGCTTGCCCGACACCGTTCTCCGGTTATCAGGCGCTGCCAGAAGGTGGCGCGATTATCAGCCTGTCGCCCGAGCGTTTCTTGCGCATCAGCGCAGGACAAGTGGAAACCCGCCCGATCAAGGGCACCCGCCCACGCCATGCCGACCCGCAACAGGATCAGGCCCAGGCCGCTGCCTTGCTCGACAGCCGCAAGGACCGCGCGGAAAACCTGATGATTGTCGACCTGCTACGCAATGACCTGGGTCGCAGTTGCACAATCGGTTCGGTGCGGGTGCCGGAGCTCTTCGCCCTGGAAAGCTACCCCAACGTGCATCACCTGGTCAGTGCCGTGACCGGCGAATTGGCGGCTGACAAAGATGCCCTGGACCTGATCGCCGGCAGCTTTCCGGGCGGCTCGATTACCGGTGCACCGAAGATTCGTGCCATGCAAATCATCGACGAGCTGGAGCCGACTCGGCGCGCACTGTATTGCGGCTCACTGCTGTACCTGGATGTGCGCGGCGAAATGGACAGTTCAATCGCCATCCGCAGCCTGCTGGCCAAGGACGGGCAGATCAGCTGCTGGGGCGGCGGCGGCATCGTCGCAGACTCCGACGCTCAGGCCGAATATCAGGAGTCCATCACCAAGGTCAAAGTGCTGCTCGAAACCCTGGAACAGTTCTGCGACTGA
- a CDS encoding L,D-transpeptidase family protein has protein sequence MLSRAFAVTRCLPLAAVFAATSVSALELPLPPPGDDIVGEVQVIKAKYEDTFADLGVANDLGYLEMVIANPGVDAWLPGEGSEIILPTRYILPPGPREGIVINLAEYRLYYYPKGANVVHTYPLGIGREGWSSPVANARITAKTPNPGWTPPKSILAEHAADGDPLPAYVPPGPDNPLGPYKLGLSVPGYLIHGSNKKFGIGMRVSHGCFRMLNHNVLKLASMVSVGTPVRIINEPYKFGRSGGKVYLEAHAPLDDADDTSVVDKHTAVINALLSNDEFAGLRLDWEMLREVVAAEDGLPVEIAQQPDQAVVATEPAI, from the coding sequence ATGTTGTCGCGTGCCTTTGCCGTCACCCGCTGCCTGCCACTTGCCGCTGTCTTCGCGGCAACGTCTGTCAGTGCGCTTGAACTCCCGTTGCCACCGCCTGGCGACGATATCGTTGGCGAGGTGCAGGTCATCAAGGCCAAGTATGAAGACACCTTTGCTGATCTGGGTGTGGCCAATGATTTGGGCTACCTGGAAATGGTGATCGCCAACCCGGGCGTTGATGCTTGGTTGCCGGGTGAAGGTAGCGAGATCATCTTGCCAACGCGTTATATCCTGCCGCCAGGCCCGCGCGAGGGCATTGTGATCAACCTCGCCGAGTACCGTCTGTACTACTACCCGAAAGGCGCCAATGTGGTGCACACCTATCCGCTGGGTATTGGCCGCGAAGGCTGGAGCTCGCCAGTGGCCAACGCGCGGATTACCGCCAAGACGCCGAATCCGGGTTGGACACCGCCGAAGTCGATTCTTGCCGAACATGCGGCCGACGGTGATCCGTTGCCGGCTTATGTGCCGCCAGGGCCGGATAACCCGCTAGGCCCTTACAAGCTGGGCTTGTCGGTGCCGGGTTACCTGATTCACGGCTCGAACAAGAAGTTCGGTATCGGTATGCGCGTCAGTCACGGCTGTTTCCGCATGCTTAATCATAACGTGCTGAAGCTGGCATCAATGGTTTCTGTGGGCACGCCGGTGCGCATCATCAATGAGCCTTACAAATTTGGCCGCAGCGGCGGCAAGGTCTATCTGGAGGCTCATGCCCCTCTGGATGATGCCGATGATACCTCGGTAGTCGATAAGCACACGGCGGTGATCAATGCGCTGCTGAGTAACGATGAGTTCGCCGGCCTGCGTTTGGATTGGGAAATGCTGCGCGAAGTGGTCGCGGCTGAAGATGGTTTGCCAGTTGAAATTGCACAGCAGCCGGATCAGGCGGTAGTGGCCACTGAGCCTGCGATCTAA
- a CDS encoding arylesterase has product MRTWLIGIALSLLLWGPAAFAGTVLVVGDSISAAFGLDTRQGWVALLEQRLAAQGFAHGVINASISGDTSAGGAARLPALLDEHQPQLVIIELGGNDGLRGQPPAQLQQNLAAMVQQSQKAGAKVLILGMQLPPNYGVRYTTAFAAVFPQVAQAHDAALVPFVLEGVGGVPGLMQSDGIHPTAEAQPRLLDNVWPTLKPLL; this is encoded by the coding sequence ATGCGTACGTGGTTGATCGGTATTGCCCTGAGCCTGCTGTTATGGGGGCCTGCGGCGTTCGCGGGTACCGTACTGGTCGTCGGCGATAGTATCAGCGCGGCTTTTGGCCTGGATACCCGGCAGGGGTGGGTGGCCTTGCTTGAGCAGCGCCTGGCGGCGCAGGGTTTTGCTCATGGCGTGATCAACGCATCGATCAGTGGCGATACCAGCGCAGGCGGCGCCGCGCGGCTGCCTGCGCTGCTTGACGAGCACCAACCGCAACTGGTGATTATTGAGCTGGGTGGTAACGATGGGCTGCGCGGCCAGCCGCCGGCACAATTGCAACAAAACCTTGCGGCCATGGTGCAGCAATCACAAAAGGCCGGGGCCAAGGTGCTGATCCTCGGGATGCAGTTACCGCCGAATTACGGTGTGCGTTACACCACGGCGTTCGCAGCTGTGTTTCCTCAGGTGGCGCAGGCACATGATGCTGCCCTGGTGCCATTCGTGCTGGAAGGCGTCGGTGGCGTGCCTGGGCTGATGCAGAGCGACGGCATTCACCCCACCGCTGAAGCGCAGCCCAGGCTGCTGGATAACGTCTGGCCAACCCTAAAACCTTTGCTCTGA
- a CDS encoding ABC transporter ATP-binding protein: MSSSILTARNLSKVVPSTEGELTILHDLSLALASGDSLAIVGSSGSGKSTLLGLLAGLDLPSSGSVLLAGNDLAALDEDQRARVRAEHVGFVFQSFQLLDSLNALENVMLPLELEGHADARQRARTLLERVGLGQRLTHYPRQLSGGEQQRVAIARAFAAEPAVLFADEPTGNLDSHTGERISDLLFELNKERGATLVLVTHDERLAHRCQRLIRLEGGHLVDHVEP, encoded by the coding sequence ATGAGCTCAAGTATTCTCACCGCGCGAAACCTTAGCAAAGTGGTTCCCAGCACGGAAGGCGAACTCACCATACTCCATGACCTGTCACTGGCGCTTGCTTCAGGCGACAGCCTGGCGATTGTCGGCAGTTCCGGTTCAGGCAAATCTACCTTGCTAGGCCTGCTCGCCGGGCTCGACCTGCCCAGCAGCGGCAGCGTGCTGTTGGCCGGCAATGATCTGGCCGCTCTCGATGAAGACCAGCGCGCCCGCGTGCGCGCCGAGCATGTCGGTTTCGTATTCCAATCCTTCCAGTTGCTCGACAGTTTGAACGCCTTGGAAAACGTCATGCTGCCCTTAGAACTCGAAGGCCATGCCGATGCCCGCCAGCGTGCTCGCACCCTGCTGGAGCGAGTCGGCCTGGGCCAGCGCCTAACCCATTACCCACGTCAACTCTCGGGCGGTGAACAGCAACGCGTGGCGATTGCCCGTGCCTTTGCCGCCGAACCGGCGGTGCTGTTTGCCGACGAACCCACCGGCAACCTCGACAGCCACACGGGCGAGCGAATCAGCGATCTTTTGTTTGAGCTGAACAAGGAGCGCGGTGCGACCCTGGTACTGGTCACCCATGACGAACGCCTGGCCCACCGCTGCCAACGCCTGATCCGTCTTGAAGGCGGCCATTTGGTCGACCACGTGGAACCCTGA